acagctgactagttttaaagacggggtctctGCGCGCTTTTTGTTTCCAACTTGGGACCTGTAGGATGGCTCCCACAAAGAAGGGTGGCGAGAAGAAGAAGGGCTGGTCTGCCATCAATGAGGTGGTGACTCAAGAATACACTATCGATATTCACAAGCGCATCCATGGAGTGGGCTTCAAGAAGCGTGCCCCTCGGGCACtcaaagagatacagaaatttgccatgaaagagatgggAACTCAAGATGTGCGCATTGATACCAGGCTTaacaaagctgtctgggccaaaggcataaggaatGTCCCATACCGTATCCGTGTGCGGTTATCCACAAAACgcaatgaagatgaagattcaccaaacaagctctatactttggttacctatgtacctgttactactttcaaaaatctacagtCAACGTGGATGATAActaactggtgattgtcagacatatcaaataaaattataaaatcaccaaaaaaaaaaaaaaaaaaagacggggtCTCTAGCgcagctggcctcaaactcctgagctcaagcaatccatctcaAGCAATACCCATCTGATGGATATaatcccagagtgcttggattataggcggagccaccacacctggtctttGGAatgaaatttacatatttttttattattattttttaagaaacacagtctcactttgtcgcccttggtagagtgccattgcgtcatagcttacagcaacctccagctcttgggcttaggcaattctctctctcttttttttttagagacagagtttcactttatcaccctcggtagagtgctgtggcctcacagctcacagcaacctccaactcctgggtttaggcgattctcttgcctcagcctcccgcatagctgggactacaggcgcctgctatgacgcccggctatttttttgttgcagtttggccagggctgagtttgaacccaccacccatggtatatgaggccagtaccctaactcactgagccacaggcgccacccccatgggcttaggcaattctcttatctcagcctcctgagtagctgggactacaggcaccatccaccacacccagctatttttttgttgcagtttggctgggaccaggtttgaatcgTCCagcctggtatatggggctggtgccctactaactgagccacagatgccaactatttattttattttatttatttatttttatttttatttttttttgtggagacagagtctcactctatcgccctcagtagagtgccatggcatcacacagctcacagctgtcctccaagtcctgggcttaagcgattctcttgcctcagcctcccgagtagctgggactacaggtgcccgccacaacgcccggctattttttggttgcagttcagccagggccgggtttgaactcgccaccctcggtatatggggccggtgcctcaccgactgagccacaggcgctgccctttattatttttttttattgttggggattcattgagggtacaaaaaaccttgttcactgattgcatttgttaggtaaagtcccccttacaattgtgtcttgcccccaagagatgtgtcacacacccagACCtcgcctcccctccctccttctctctctctgctctccccttcccccatcccccactgtgtactaggtcattaattgtcctcatatcaaaattgagtacataggattcatgcttctccattcttgtgatgctttactaagaataatgtgttccacttccatccaggttaatacaaaggatgtgaagtgtccatcttttttaatggttgaatagcatttattccatggtatacatataccacagcttgttaatccattcctgggttggtgggcgtttaggctgttcccacattttggcgattgtaaattgagctgctagaATAAAATTTGTATCTTGATAAAGCTACTTTATAAAACCCAAaaagtctcgggcggcgcctgtggctcagtgagtagggcactggccccatatgccgagggtggcgggttcaaacccagccccggccaaactgcaacaaaaaaatagccgggcgttgtggtgggcgcctgtagtcccagctgctcgggaggctgaggcaagagaatcgcgtcagcccaagagttagaggttgctgtgagccgtgtgacgccacggcactctatcctagagcggcacagtgagactctgtctctacaaaaataaataagtaaataaaaataaaacccaaaaagtCTCAAATTCCAGAAAATCTCTTAATCCTGGAAAAACCAGGAGGCTTGGTCCCCCAATGCCACCTCTATCTccatgaaatttgaaaaaaaggaataaggtGGTTGGGGAAGAGAATTCAGCATCTGGAATATTGATCAGCTTTTTGCCAGGGGAATGCTGTAGAACAAACAACCCTGAAACTCAGTCACTTGCAACAGCAAGCATTTGTTTCCTGCTTCTGGGTCTGGGTGTCCACTGTGGCTCTAGGGGCCAGCAGGGCTCATGTGTGGTTTGACTCCAGACTGCGAGTTAGGTGCAGGTGGGCTCCAGGTATGTCTCATTCCAGGACCCAACCTGAAGAAACAGGACTGGGGCATGTTCAGAATGGGTGGCCCCAGCACAAAGAGCCAAGCCCACCACAAATACTACAAAGCTTCTGCTGGGATGCCGCTCACTTCCCTCCTGCTCACATTCCATTGGCCTAGGCAAGTAACAAGGCCAAGCCCAAAGTGAAGGGGATGTGGCAGTGTCACTGCCtttcaagagacacagaaagcCTCAAGGTAATGAGGCCAGGCATGTGATCTACTTACAGGAGGGGTGGGATGGTTAGAAGTGGTAAGCCCACCTATCAACCTGCTGAGCCAAATACTTATCATTCCTGCTCTATGAGACATCTAGGGAGCGAGACTAGAAGGGctaaccttttatttatttatttatttatttatttatttattcttttgagacagagcctcaagctgctgccctgggtagagtgccgtagtatcacagctcacagcaacctccgactcctgggctcaaacgagtctcctgcttctgcctcccaagtagctgggaccacaggcacccaccacaatgctcggctattttttgttgtctttgttattcattgttgtttggctggcctgggctggattcgaacccgccagctcaggtgtatatggctggcgccttagccacttgagccacaggtgccgagccaccttttttctttttttgagacagagtctcactttgttgccggcagtagagtgctatggcgtcacagttcacagcaacctcaaactcctgggctcaagcgattctcttgccttagtctcccaagtagctggaactacaggcacccgccacaatgtccagctattttgttgttgttgtagtctgGCTgagtcgggttcgaacccgccaccctcggtatatggggctggcgccctactcactgagccacaggcgcctccccacgcctggctatttttttgttgtagatgtcattgttgtttagcaggcctaggctgggtttgaacccaccagccccagtgtatgtggccagcaccctaaccactgagctacgggcactgagccctacttatttatttatttttgagacagaatctcactttgtcaccctcagtagagtgccatagcatcatagctcacagcaacctcaaacttgggctctcaaaaataaataagtagggcagcgcctgtggctcagtgcgtagggccctggcccatatgccgaaggtggtgggttcaaacccagccccggccaaactgcaacaaaaaaatagccgggtgttgtggcagacgcctgtagtcccagctgctcaggaggctgaggcaagagaatcgcgtaagcccaagagttggaggttgctgtgagccgtgtgaggccacggcactctaccgagggcggtacagtgagactctgtctctacaaaaaaataaataaataaataaagaagtaaatgaataaataaataaataaatatagctgggcattgtggcagatgcctgcagtcccagctacttgggaggctgaggcaagggaatcgcttgagctcaagagtttgaggttgctgtgagctgtgatgccacagctctctaccaagggcaacaaagtgagactcagcctgaaaaacaaaaaaagtaaaaattgccATAATTGCACCATTTAGAGATAAACCAATATTAATATCTTATTACTGTTCGTtgttatataatttcttttcttttcttttttaagagacagagtctcactttgttgcccttggtagagtactatggcgtcacagctcacagcaacctccaactcctggccttaagcgattctcttgcctcagcctcccgagtagctgggactacagacaccctccacaaagcctggctattttttggctgcagtttgggactgggttcaaacccaccacccttggtatatggggctggtgccctacccattgagccacaggcgctgccctataattccttatatatataatcacattGAAACTACTTTTAACATAATTGGGATTACAGTACATGTATTACTTTgtcagttaaattttttttttccagccggggctgggtttgaacccgctacctctggtatatggggccagcaccttactcctttgagccacaggtgccacccaatcagTTAAAATTcattaatgccttttttttttttttttaacagaatctcactatgtcaccctgggtagagtgccgtagtatcacagctcacagcaacctccaactcttgggcttaagagattctcttgcattagcttcccaagtagctgggactacaggtgcccgccacaatgcctggctatttttggttgttgttgcagttgtcattgatgtttagctggttgggtctgggttcgaacctgccagcctgcgtgtatgtggctggcgccctacccactgagctaccggcacctCCTAATGCctttctatataaaaatatagatcaACTTTCCctccccttttaaaaaaattattttttggctgggcaaGATGTTCACAACTGtatcctctggg
This is a stretch of genomic DNA from Nycticebus coucang isolate mNycCou1 chromosome 14, mNycCou1.pri, whole genome shotgun sequence. It encodes these proteins:
- the LOC128564273 gene encoding 60S ribosomal protein L31-like; protein product: MAPTKKGGEKKKGWSAINEVVTQEYTIDIHKRIHGVGFKKRAPRALKEIQKFAMKEMGTQDVRIDTRLNKAVWAKGIRNVPYRIRVRLSTKRNEDEDSPNKLYTLVTYVPVTTFKNLQSTLSTSKRVSPLQHRAEKRGKGGVLRQMGICCRRKDFVHGKAKATPVKILASGSRKPDYFPVEGAPWGSYRRLVALTQENLGASPPA